The Amblyomma americanum isolate KBUSLIRL-KWMA chromosome 3, ASM5285725v1, whole genome shotgun sequence genome window below encodes:
- the LOC144125561 gene encoding uncharacterized protein LOC144125561 isoform X1 — protein sequence MQLISALALTLSCIFCFSIPFCVGKPRHQLHHETPDIGKVFEAFPHGVAIFDMDKDGDLDCVAALRTDYDRSAPRATYVWMLPGINGREPRNISFPVVPGAKPGTFRFWDKNGDGTVENGRYIYTDYKDCVIMYLHEREECMLWTSRDMKDAVPQTCMDQYEDNCDGAHKSYDEETCSPFFNV from the exons ATGCAGCTTATCTCTGCTCTTGCGCTGACTCTCTCGTGCATTTTCTGCTTTAGCATACCTTTCTGTGTCGGCAAGCCTAGGCACCAACTTCATCATGAAACTCCAGATATTGGAAAG GTTTTTGAGGCCTTCCCTCACGGTGTTGCTATTTTTGACATGGACAAAGATGGGGACCTTGACTGCGTAGCAGCACTGCGGACGGACTACGATCGGAGCGCGCCACGAGCGACATACGTCTGGATGCTCCCAGGGATCAATGGACGCGAACC GAGAAACATCTCCTTTCCTGTTGTACCGGGAGCGAAGCCTGGCACTTTCCGCTTCTGGGACAAAAATG GGGACGGAACTGTTGAGAACGGCAGATATATTTACACGGACTACAAGGACTGCGTTATTATGTACCTTCACGAGCGAgaag AATGCATGCTTTGGACTTCCAGGGATATGAAAGACGCCGTCCCGCAAACGTGCATGGATCAGTACGAAGATAACTGCGACGGGGCACACAAGTCCTACGACGAAGAAACGTGCAGCCCGTTCTTCAATGTTTAA
- the LOC144125561 gene encoding uncharacterized protein LOC144125561 isoform X3: protein MKLQILERRNISFPVVPGAKPGTFRFWDKNGDGTVENGRYIYTDYKDCVIMYLHEREECMLWTSRDMKDAVPQTCMDQYEDNCDGAHKSYDEETCSPFFNV, encoded by the exons ATGAAACTCCAGATATTGGAAAG GAGAAACATCTCCTTTCCTGTTGTACCGGGAGCGAAGCCTGGCACTTTCCGCTTCTGGGACAAAAATG GGGACGGAACTGTTGAGAACGGCAGATATATTTACACGGACTACAAGGACTGCGTTATTATGTACCTTCACGAGCGAgaag AATGCATGCTTTGGACTTCCAGGGATATGAAAGACGCCGTCCCGCAAACGTGCATGGATCAGTACGAAGATAACTGCGACGGGGCACACAAGTCCTACGACGAAGAAACGTGCAGCCCGTTCTTCAATGTTTAA
- the LOC144125561 gene encoding uncharacterized protein LOC144125561 isoform X2: protein MDKDGDLDCVAALRTDYDRSAPRATYVWMLPGINGREPRNISFPVVPGAKPGTFRFWDKNGDGTVENGRYIYTDYKDCVIMYLHEREECMLWTSRDMKDAVPQTCMDQYEDNCDGAHKSYDEETCSPFFNV from the exons ATGGACAAAGATGGGGACCTTGACTGCGTAGCAGCACTGCGGACGGACTACGATCGGAGCGCGCCACGAGCGACATACGTCTGGATGCTCCCAGGGATCAATGGACGCGAACC GAGAAACATCTCCTTTCCTGTTGTACCGGGAGCGAAGCCTGGCACTTTCCGCTTCTGGGACAAAAATG GGGACGGAACTGTTGAGAACGGCAGATATATTTACACGGACTACAAGGACTGCGTTATTATGTACCTTCACGAGCGAgaag AATGCATGCTTTGGACTTCCAGGGATATGAAAGACGCCGTCCCGCAAACGTGCATGGATCAGTACGAAGATAACTGCGACGGGGCACACAAGTCCTACGACGAAGAAACGTGCAGCCCGTTCTTCAATGTTTAA